In one Umezawaea sp. Da 62-37 genomic region, the following are encoded:
- a CDS encoding wax ester/triacylglycerol synthase family O-acyltransferase gives MPDRLSALDASFLYLEDATTPMHVGGVAVFRRPRAGFDYDRLVELIEQRLPLVPRYRQKVVHVPGRLARPVWVDDPDFDVTYHVRRSALPKPGSDAQLHDLVARLMSRPLDHTRPLWETYLVEGLKGNQIAVITKTHQAVVDGVGAIEIGQVMLDVSPTPRRPLESLWMPQPEPSAFQLVADAVAEVVQRPGELVENVRSATTDTMATVEKVAGAIGGLVSALRTASTPAPGSPLNVRISPQRRFAVARGTLEEFRAIRRTHGGTVNDGVLAVLSGAMRAWLMSRGEVVSAHTTMRAMAPLSVRDEDGSNGVAAYLVDLPVGEPNPVVRLHHVSHAMRAHQESGQSVAADTLVKVSGFAPPTLHALGARAASSFSKRLFNVVVTNVPGPQVPLYAAGARMTEIFPVVPLAKNQALSIGVTSYDGGVYFGLNADRDAMSDVDVLAAMVEESVEELMGTVSE, from the coding sequence CTCGTTCCTGTACCTGGAGGACGCCACGACGCCGATGCACGTCGGCGGGGTCGCGGTGTTCCGCAGGCCGCGGGCGGGCTTCGACTACGACCGCCTGGTCGAGCTGATCGAGCAGCGCCTGCCGCTGGTGCCGCGCTACCGGCAGAAGGTCGTGCACGTGCCGGGCAGGCTCGCCCGCCCGGTGTGGGTCGACGACCCGGACTTCGACGTCACCTACCACGTGCGCCGCTCCGCCCTGCCCAAGCCGGGCAGCGACGCGCAGCTGCACGACCTGGTCGCGCGCCTGATGTCGCGCCCGCTCGACCACACCCGGCCGCTGTGGGAGACGTACCTGGTCGAGGGCTTGAAGGGCAACCAGATCGCGGTCATCACCAAGACCCACCAGGCTGTGGTGGACGGGGTCGGCGCGATCGAGATCGGCCAGGTGATGCTGGACGTGTCGCCCACGCCGCGCAGGCCGCTGGAGAGCCTGTGGATGCCGCAGCCCGAACCCAGCGCGTTCCAGCTGGTCGCCGACGCCGTCGCCGAGGTCGTGCAGCGGCCCGGTGAGCTGGTGGAGAACGTCCGCTCCGCGACCACGGACACCATGGCGACCGTCGAGAAGGTCGCGGGCGCCATCGGCGGCCTGGTCTCCGCGCTGCGCACCGCCTCCACCCCCGCGCCGGGCAGCCCCCTCAACGTCCGCATCTCCCCGCAGCGGCGCTTCGCCGTCGCCAGGGGCACGCTGGAGGAGTTCCGCGCCATCCGCCGCACGCACGGCGGCACCGTCAACGACGGCGTGCTCGCCGTGCTGTCCGGCGCGATGCGGGCGTGGCTGATGTCGCGCGGCGAGGTCGTGTCCGCGCACACCACGATGCGCGCGATGGCTCCGCTGTCGGTGCGCGACGAGGACGGCTCGAACGGCGTGGCCGCCTACCTGGTCGACCTCCCGGTCGGCGAACCGAACCCCGTCGTCCGGCTGCACCACGTCAGCCACGCGATGCGCGCCCACCAGGAATCCGGCCAGTCCGTAGCGGCGGACACCCTGGTCAAGGTCTCGGGCTTCGCCCCGCCGACCCTGCACGCACTGGGCGCCCGCGCCGCCAGCTCCTTCTCCAAGCGCCTGTTCAACGTCGTCGTCACCAACGTGCCAGGCCCGCAGGTGCCGCTCTACGCGGCGGGCGCGCGGATGACCGAGATCTTCCCGGTCGTCCCACTGGCCAAGAACCAAGCCCTGTCGATTGGCGTCACGTCGTACGACGGTGGTGTTTACTTCGGTCTCAACGCCGATCGCGACGCCATGTCCGATGTGGACGTTCTAGCTGCGATGGTCGAGGAATCCGTGGAAGAACTGATGGGGACGGTATCGGAATGA